TATTATACACATCAATAATCTTTTGTCTAAGGTCAACAGAATAGGCTTTCATATTTGTTTGCTTACCTTTGGCGAAGCTTGCGCGCCGCTTCGCGGCGGTCGCACTCTTGAGTGTACTTCACCAGATCAGGAAATGCTATAGACCAACAAAAATTTACTGAACTTAAAGCTAAATACAATATTCCTCAAGATAACGTTAAAGATTCTGATTCTAATTTTTTATACTTTATTTTATCTAAAGCTGACCTAGATATTGATTTATTAAATGATATTGACTGGGATTGGCTAAAAAATAATAAATCTAACCAAGCATTGAAATTATTAGAACAAAGAAAAGAACAGCAATTTAAAGGTTTATTAAAACAATTTAACAGCATATACAATAAATATAGCTTTCTTTTTCTAGAAATTCCTACTGAAGTTTTAGCAGTCAAACATCACGCAAATTATTTACAATCCGGTAAAGAATCATTAAATAGTAAAATTTTTTCGATTTTAAATAAACTTGATTCATTAGGCAATTTGAATAAATCAGACATTGCTTATCTTCAACAAAATAAATTAAATGAAGCAAAATTTATTAAATTAGTAGAATTTATCAAACTAAAAATTAAGTATAATGTTAGATCCCAGGATTCTGTTTCACCTTACGATAAATTATATATTATTTTATCCAAAGTAGATAATGAAATACAATTAACAGATGAAGAAAATCAATTTATCAAAAATCATAATCTTACAACTGTATTAGAAAATTATGACTTACAACAAAGGAAACGTGAGGAAGAATTTGTTAACCTAAAAGAAAAATATCAAGCTACCCAGTATTTAGAGACTTCGCCAAATAGTCCTTTATACAAAATATTACAAAATATTGAAGCGGGTACACCTTTAAGAGATGATGAAATTAAGTGGTTAAATGATAATAATCTTAATGATACTGTAGCCCTTGCCGATTTTCTAACTTTAAAAGTTAAGTATCAAGCTACAACCAATGAAGATTTATCTGTGTCTAGTCATTTATACAAAGTCCTGAAAAAAATTGACACTGATATTCTTTTACAAGATCCAGATATCAATTTTTTAAAGAAAAGGGAATTAACAGAAACAATTACTCTTGCTGTCGATAGATATGCTAAGTATCTCATTAATCAAATAAAATTAAGGCAATAGTTAAATGAAGCTCAAGTGCTATGGATTGCCAAAAATGAAAGACATGATATTATTAAACTCGCTCTACTTAAACACTTTAAAGAATTAAAACAAAAATATGAAGTTGAGGATTCTTTAGACAACTCGCATGAAAGCCCATTGTATTTAGTTTTGAAAAAACTAGATCAAGAGCAACGTTTAGATCCTACAGAAATAGCTTATTTACAAGATAAAAACTGGTTTTATGCTGGTACTAAAATTTATATTTGCTATCATACTATTCAAGCTACATTTTATGAAGCAGATTATCAAAAAACTGGTAATAAATGGAATATTCCTAATATTAGTAGTCATTGGCGTAAAGCAGAGCAAACTAAAAAAGCTTTAAAATCAACAGATAACATAGATTTGGATAAAATTAAGGAGGGAAAATTAAAATCAGCTATTTTAACAACTAGAGGAGGTGCTTTTCGAGATATTGAGCAATTAGATGAAGCGGAAAAATGTGCTAGACAAGCAATTACATTTCAGCCCTCAAGTCATCATCCCTATACTTTAATGGGAGCAATTTGTTACGATCGCTATCAACGTAGCGAAGGAGACGAATGGTTTGAAAAAGCCATTGAAAGAGGTGCTTCACGGGAGTCTATTGATTCAGAAATCAAAAAATCTCTAGCTAGAATGAAGGATAAAAATAAAAGAGAACAAATGAGTAGAGATTTATTAAAAAAAGATTCAAGAAGATATAGTTGGGCTAGTAAGTTTTTAAGTAAAAATAGCAGATAAATAATAATGGATTTTTACACAGTAGTAATCAGACAAAGTGCAGGCTATTGGGTGGCTTTGTGCCTAGAAAATGGGATAGTAGGACAAGGCGAAACCCAAGAAGATGCAATCAGCAAGCTAAAAGAAGGTATTGATTCCTTCCAGGTTGTTTATAAAAATGAACGAGATATCTATAAGGCTCCTATTTCTATAGAAGAACTGCATGAATTTTTGATGATTGAGGAGCAAGCGCCGAGTTCAGACATATATGAATTAAGGAAGGTTTATGCCTAAAAATATACCTTCACTTAAACCAAAAGAACTAATAAAATTGCTGGAAAAAGGTGGATGCAAATTTTATAGAGAAGGGAAAGGAGACCATCGCTTATATGTGCGTGAGTTTAAAGAACAGCGTCGAGTAGTTCCTATAGATATGGGAGCATTCATAAATGTCACCTGCTTATGTATTGCGTATATTTAGGCAATTTGGCTTTAACGATGAGGAAATTGAAGGTTTTTTACAGTAGATTTAATTTTGAAAATATCTAAGATTTTGAGACTAAAAGTAGGGCGATACGTGCTATCACAAGCTACTAAGACCGCATTTTGGTGTGTGGGTTGCAGGATGCGATCGCACTGCTAATCCTCTTAACGTTGAAATCCACA
This genomic window from Oculatellaceae cyanobacterium contains:
- a CDS encoding type II toxin-antitoxin system HicA family toxin gives rise to the protein MPKNIPSLKPKELIKLLEKGGCKFYREGKGDHRLYVREFKEQRRVVPIDMGAFINVTCLCIAYI